Proteins from a genomic interval of Acomys russatus chromosome 19, mAcoRus1.1, whole genome shotgun sequence:
- the Hcar2 gene encoding hydroxycarboxylic acid receptor 2, with translation MSKQNHFLVINGKNCCVFRDENIAKILPPVLGLEFVFGLLGNGFALWIFCFHLKSWKSSRIFLFNLAVADFLLIICLPFLTDNYVQQWDWRFGSIPCRLMLFMLAMNRQGSIIFLTVVAVDRYFRVVHPHHSLNKISNRTAAIISCFLWGVTIGLTVHLLYTNMMTRNGNANLCSSFSICYTFRWHDAMFLLEFFLPLGIILFCSARIIWCLRQRQMDRHAKIKRAINFIMVVAIVFIICFLPSVAVRIRIFWLLYRNNVRSCDIYSSVDLAFFTTLSFTYMNSMLDPVVYYFSSPSFPSFFSTCIDRCLRRRTLGEADNNRSTSVELTGDLSTTRSIPGALMSEPCSPPYLAATPH, from the coding sequence ATGAGTAAGCAGAACCATTTTCTGGTGATAAACGGCAAAAACTGCTGTGTGTTCCGGGACGAAAACATTGCCAAAATCTTGCCGCCTGTCTTGGGGCTCGAGTTTGTGTTCGGACTCCTGGGCAATGGCTTTGCCCTGTGGATTTTCTGTTTCCACCTCAAGTCCTGGAAATCCAGCAGGATTTTCTTGTTCAACTTGGCCGTGGCTGACTTTCTCCTGATCATCTGCCTGCCCTTCCTGACGGACAACTATGTCCAACAGTGGGACTGGAGGTTTGGAAGCATCCCCTGCCGCCTGATGCTCTTCATGCTAGCCATGAACCGGCAAGGCAGCATCATCTTCCTCACCGTGGTGGCCGTGGACCGGTACTTCCGAGTGGTCCATCCCCACCACTCCCTGAACAAGATCTCCAACCGGACGGCGGCCATCATCTCTTGCTTCTTGTGGGGTGTCACCATCGGCCTGACAGTCCACCTCCTCTACACGAACATGATGACCCGAAACGGCAACGCGAACCTGTGTAGCAGTTTTAGCATCTGTTACACCTTCCGGTGGCATGACGCAATGTTCCTCCTGGAATTCTTCTTGCCCCTGGGCATCATCCTGTTCTGCTCGGCCAGAATCATCTGGTGCCTCCGGCAGAGACAAATGGACAGGCACGCCAAGATCAAGAGGGCCATCAACTTCATCATGGTGGTGGCCATCGTGTTCATCATCTGCTTCCTGCCCAGTGTGGCCGTGCGGATACGCATCTTCTGGCTCCTCTACAGAAACAACGTGCGGAGCTGTGACATCTACTCCTCCGTGGACCTGGCGTTCTTCACCACGCTCAGCTTTACCTACATGAACAGCATGCTGGACCCGGTGGTCtactatttctccagcccatcctTTCCCAGCTTCTTCTCCACGTGCATCGACCGCTGCCTTCGAAGGAGAACATTGGGCGAAGCCGATAATAACCGCAGCACGAGCGTGGAGCTCACGGGGGACCTCAGCACGACCCGAAGTATTCCAGGGGCGCTAATGAGTGAGCCGTGCAGTCCACCTTATCTGGCTGCCACGCCTCATTAA